CTCTCCACTCAGATTCTCGTGTGTAGTCAAATCAGAAACTGCATATATCATTGAACATAAACATAATTAAGATAATATGAGTGACTCAAATTTAGGCTCTGTGCCATCAAAAACATTCTATAACAAAAAAATCAAGCATAAAGATGATTTGTTTACAAAACATATTATTATGCCCTAACATTTGATTTGATGAACATGCCTGGTATTCAATCAATTCATGAAAggaacaacactttcttatctaAATATGACAAAATGAACTATACGCTTATTTTCATTGCCTAGCAAACAATGTACTTATTATTACTCTGAAAATTGAACAGCTTAGGAAACAGTTGAAtcagaatcaaattgaacaaacATATAGGTCATTAAGGAATAAGCACCTATAAAAACCCACAGGatcgaaaaataaaattgaactaTTTTACCCAAAATATAAAAAACACCTAGAATATATTCTTACAAGATAAAGATTAATATTCAGTAGAAACTAATTTGAGAATTATACTAGTAAAAACACCATAATCCAAATCAGATAAGTTCCCTGTCAACAGAAATTAAAATCAATTGGGGTTTGAATCAAAAATCAAGCTTAGGGTTCACTTTCTAgttgaagagaaaatggagaaaaaaataTATACCTCATAGGATGGAGATGAAATTGGATGCAATTCTTCATGATTTTGGGGCTTTTAGTTGCACAGATTCATACCAAGCGGGAATAATCTCGTccaaaagatttttttatttgattttcatgCCGCTCAAAGATATTTGGGGTTAACTGAAAAGAAGATTGAGTTTtgttctttggtttcttctttcagAAAAATTCTCCTAAGAATCTGACCTGATTTAATCCTACGGAAGAAGAAAActaatttccttttttttctctcacAAAATCTTAAACATCCCCTAATTTTCAGCCAAATGAACCAAAAATTTCCCATCGTGTTTGCAAAAGAAACCAGTATACAGTGTAACAGAGCCTAAGGTAAGAGGTGTGTGAGATCTATGTTATTGGTCCACCACTAGATATGGGCTCATGTTAGTTATCATCCACCTTTAAATCTTTATAGATACATCCATTTCGATGGTTTTTAAAGTAACAAACACTTTTCGAAACTGGACACCTGACTACGAATCAAAAAGTAAACTTGGACCTGACCGTGTGAACTGGACAGTTCGACTAGTTAACCGATTGAGTGAGCACATTAATCATGGTGACCATGATCTATTAATTTTTAATGAAATTATACAAAATTGAGTACAATTGGACTGAATTTGTTGTTTTTCGGTCATGATGAGTATGATCTAGCAATGTTGAGTGAGACTTGAGTACAACCGGATAAAATAAGATGGAAGTGCACAGTTGAATCAGTCATGGTGAGTATATTCAGCCACAATGACTGTGACCTAATGAttttgatggaatcatgcaaagtATTGAATTCGTTGATTCTCAGTCATGACGCGTATGACCAAGTAACGTTGGACGAAAATTTAGTACCATTGGATTGAATTAAATGGAAATGCATAGATAAGTCAGTCATGGTGAGTACATTAGTAATTATTATTTAGTAATTTCGACGAAAATTGGATTGAatttgtagatttttcattcaTGAAGAGTATGATTTAGTAACGTTTGACCGAAAATTGGATAAAATTAGATCGACTAAGATGGAAATGCATAGATATATCAGTCAGGGTGACTATGATGTAATGATTCTGATAGAATTATGCAAAATTGAGTATAGTTAAATTGAAATTTATTGAGAATCAGTCATGGCGAGTATGGTCTAGTAATGTTTACTAAAAATTTAGTACAATTAGATTGACTAATTTTAGTATAATAATTTTCATTTACTAAAGACTAATATCCACAAATCGATTAAATTTTAGTATATTTCTTCAAAGCTTACTCAACATCACTACCTCATGCTCATCATGATTGATTTTCCACCTAGTTTAATCTAATTTATTATCACTGAAATATCGATTTTTGATAAATTCCTTCGATTTGATGCAATCGCTTCAATTCTATAAAACTTAGGCTAAAAAGCAAACTATAAGGCAGAATATTGAATTATGGATCTAACTTGATAAGCAACGTCCAATATCGATATCTCATGTCATACATTGTAACACAAAATGTGTGCAAAAGGAATTACATAGATAAAACGGATAATCTTAATATAACACCTGGTCTCATTTGGTGCTTAGAGTTCTATCTATGTTCATTGAGTTCATGGTTTCATACTTTGTTTTAAATTCATTCGATCCTTAAATATTTAAAAGTAGTACTCTATAATCCGAGATTTCCATGGTCTATTTTTATCTCACCATCCTTCTCTATTTTTAACACATAAAGGGGCATGGATTACCACGAAATTTTGGTCGGCGGGAACAACCAAATTTTGGCGCATTATTTTATTTCCCCTAAATTTTCTTTTCTCCCGTGAAAACCTAACCGAATCTTGTGATTCTCTGCTcttcgtttttttcttttctttccaagCTTGAAACCCTTCGAAAAAACCCATGAATAGAACCTGACCACTTCACCCCATGAATAGAACCCGACCCTTCCATTTTTCACCCCCATGATGTCAATAAGAAAGAAGTCGATTATTTtctccaactaaatcaaaacgaCGCATCTTGTGGTTAATCAACCCTAAACCAAAACCCATATGTTTTTTCAGTGTTTTTCTCATGAAATTCTtcatttttcagagatttttaagaTGGAGAAAAGGAagataaatcaatttatctcgttCCTTGTTATCTTACATTGATTTCGGGTAAGAAGATCTGTTTTAAATTGAAAACACTTCTTGTTACATGGTGATTTTATAAATCTTGAATTAAATACCGATTTAAATAGGTTTATGTCCTTTTGTGTAGGTTTTCTGATTGGTTCATGTCCCTTAGTTTGCTGTAATTTCTAAACTTCCTTAACTGTGTTGTTTCACAATTTCTCATCtgcgaaaaaaaagaaaaaatggctTGACCATAATGAACATGATATGTTTTAATTCCTAATCAATCGACTTGATATGCTGATAACTTGATGCCCTTTATGTGTTTGTTTAAATGATTACCTGAAATTTGCTTGGTTTTTATAAATAGGTGCACATCTCCAGAACAAGTATCAGGGTCCAGGAGAGACAATATTCAGCTTTGGTTCCTTGATGCTTTTAATTATGCCATTGCAATCAAGATGGATGTGATGAATTTGAGTATAAGATTGCTTGGACCTTCCTTTTGTTGAGAAGGTAAAACATTTATCGGATTGGCATGGGTATTACCTTCATACCAAAATTTTGGATTGTGTTCAATATAAGCATGTAACTATTAGTGTAGTTTGTATAAAATAGCAAGAAGAAAGTGGTCAGGGGATTACTTACATGGGAAGGGGAATTAGGATCCTACACTTTGGTTGTTTGTGGAATGCCCGCGAGAGGAAAACTTGTTTTCCCGGCCAGGTACAGTCAACTTATGTACAGTTGTAAATTAGTACCATCATCAAGCCTTATTTCTTGGTCGGTCACCCACCATTGTGCGGTCATCTAGTGGATATATACCATATTAGACTCAACTCTAGTCATCCATCTGGTGGTATATGCTCTTAATTTGTGTTGTGACCTATAAGTTTTCTCTCGGTTTTGAAAGGGTGGGGTTTGTTGCTCGATCAATAAATGATAAAGAGTACAAGGGATACTTTAGTAAAAAATCATAATATTGGTAATTGTTTCCTGTAATTTTATAAAATGAATCTGAAATTGATAATCAAACAAAATTTGGGGAACTATATGAGTACTATTTTTGCTTGAACTTTGCTCACTGTATTAGGCTAGAAGATGCATCACCTATGAGACAAATATATATCACCTATGTGCAATTTTATTTAAGAATCTCAGTGAAATACTTATTTCTTGGGATAGCTATTAATCTCACTTTACTGCTTTCTAGGTATCCATAGTGTATTAAGGAATCAATGCCCCATATTTGTTGGAGACAATAATGGGCGTTAAAGAGAATAAGAGTCCCAAAAAAGAACATGATGTACAATTTTGTTATTACGACTTCCAATGTTCTTTTAAGAGGTAATTTTTTCTGTTTGCCggtgcacaattttttttttcaagccaAAATGATACTCCAGCTGGTACATCGCTTTATTTCCTTTAATCAGTGGTTATTCAGTTAGTGACATGATATTGATAGAAAAAAAATGATGGCCCTTTTGTTTATTCTCATTCCTTAGCATGCTAGTTGTATGTATGCGCGCTCTATTCTTTCTAAAAGGAATACGTAACATGATTTTACCTATGTCTCACATGGAACTTCAATTACAATTGCTACCGACGAATGCTAGCTCAATTTATGTCTGcataatttgttttttttgttgcatCTTACATGTTGGGTTAATGCTTCAGTAGAAAAGTTTTTTCTGCCAGATGAATTCCGGTGTTTCTATTACTTGCTTGTTCTGTTATTTCTATTAGGATTTGAAACCCTTAACTTTATGCATCTAATATTATTATTGATTTGTATCCTTATTAATCTTTCAGTTCATATTTTCATCATCGAGTTTAATGCACTTACATAGTAAATTGTATTGTTTTTGACGAACTAGTTTGTGTGTTGAATTACCGCCTCTTTTAACATTTTGGGTGATTGAGCTATAGTTCTGTTGATAACCAATATTAGGTATTATGTATGTGCCTTCTGGCAATCTGGGTGATTAAGCTATAAGcctataagtttttttttctgcTGTTGGCGCTTGTTTTGGGGTTAAATGGTGGTTTACACATTATTATATTTTAAAGTTGGCAAATTAATGTGTGAGATTTGTAGGTTTTGTATGGTTTCTTTTGTTATCGACTGTTTCATCATAAAGATTAAGCCATGCAGCTGGGTTGGCTGTGTTGATTCCGGTAAAGCCATTATCTGTCCCCCGTCAACAGTCTTACTTAAGCTATAGTCTAATTGTCACCATTACTTTAGTGAGAGCTGTTATTTACATTTAGTATGCTTatagattttaatttttttcacaGAACAAAGAAATTAGACACGGAGGTTACAGAGTTGGATACATTTTAGAAATATAAGGCGAAATCAGGACCTAAGACTATCTAGGATAAGATATTGCCAGGGGTTTCTGGTTGTTTAGGCGAGACAGTCTTGTATGAGAAGGAATTTCAACATTTCTAGGTTTCAGTTTATGGTATTAATGGTCAAAAAAGTTGATATAAGGAAGGTCTGACAATATAAAATGTATAACCTCTTTACGAGAATGCGATATCCATGAAATACAATGTCTTGTTTTTCCTACATCGTTCTGCTTTCTTGTTGACGTCCTTTTTAAGTGGGTTGTTGATCTAATGGATATTGGTAATGATTGTTGCAAACTTTTATGTTAATCTCGAAGCGAAGGATGAGAGTTACATTTGTAACTAAGTAGATTCCCCTGGGGTAGGGGAATCTACTTTTGTACTTTCTTCATTCTTTTGGTTGAACTAAGACCCTGTTTCTTTGTGAATATTCAACGCTCTTACGATATTTTTGTTGTAAGTGTGGGATTAGTTCCTACCATTTATACATGAGAATATATAGCTGCAAAGGGGTTCTCTATCAAAAGTCACTCTCCAGAAATGATGCAAAAATAAGCTGCAAAAGTTCGGCAGTTTCACCTGTGCTTTATTTTCAATGACTTTTATTTCATAGTCATCACAACGAGGATCTGCCTCATGTTTTCGATGACCTCAAGAGTTGTTGCGTTCCAAATTTCTCGTCTGAAGAATGTTAGGAATGGTCTACTTTTTCAAATTATAGAAGTGGCTGCTGTAACATTTACACAACTACCAGGAGACTAGGAAACTAGTTGGAGGCTTGTACTGTGCTAGAAGACCTGTACTGGAGACTACTTTAGCTCACACCTATCTAATGCACACACTTCGCGCAACTGGATACATGTTTATAGTTCTACAGCCTTTGTCTACCTTGGTATCTTTCTCTTTGTATACTATGTTAAGGGATGGGTTATGATTGTGTGGAGAATAATAGCAGATGCACTACTATCTCTTCTTAGAGAATTTGTTACAACTGTGAGACACTTAATTTTGTATTTACTCTCATAGTTTATTCTAAATGTGATTGTTATCGGGCATAAATACAGCTCACCTTTGCCTGAATTATAGTCTGGTTGGTGTAATTTTACTTATTCCTGTTAAAAAATAAGCTGCTGCATTGTGACAAATTGAAAAACCAAGTGTCCAGAGTTAGTATATTTGTACCAAGTTGACACACTGACAGTTGTGTCAAACCAGAAGCATTGCTTGAGAAAAATAGCGTCAACTCCTCCATCTGTATCAAACATACCTCCAATATAACTTGCGCATGTAACAGAAGTACCTACTCTTAGAGTACCATTCGAATATAGTTGTTACATGAAAATCTGGTCTCACGGTTTTCTGATCATTGAATTCCTTAACAATAGATACACCTGACCCTAGTTGAGATTCAACAAAACCCAAACACGGCGGATGGTTGTCTCGGTCACAAAATGTGTCTAATGAACCCAACCCTTTGGACACATAAACAAATCAAAGTGGATTAATCAGATTCCTTTCCGTCACGAGTTAATAGGCGTGTCTAAAGCCAACTTTTGAACTCGCCACGTACATAATTGCTTAATGTGGCCATATTCTCACCTATGGCTACAGGTGATGGGTTTAGACTTAGacccatgaccaaaaggtgtttATGGCTACGGTTGAAGGGTTTACATTTAAAGCCATGACCAAAATGGTGCACTATGACTACAAGGTaacacaaaacgtggctatagttaTATCTATGACCAACACCCACGCAAATAATCCGAAACGTGGCTAGGCTATAAATAAAAAAACGTGGCCTATatgaaggtttgtactagtgtaATACTTGACGAAACACTATTAATACAAAAAGAACGTAACATTATGAACTTAAAGAATACCTTTGTCGCATAGATCTTCGCAGCCCATGAGTGTTTGCAGCCAAACAATGTTGCCCCTCCAtcatttggagtaccataagttgggtccCATTCAGCATGGGGAATGTGTGTGTATCTTTTGCTAGGCGGCTTcggcttctttttctctttagcAGGAAAAatttcttgctcttcttcatcatcatcctctccctcttctccatcctcttcctcttcttcttcataatcATCCTCTCCCTCTTCTCCATCCTCTTCCTCATATTCATCGTCTCCTTCCTctccctcctcttcctcctcttgtccttctccttctttgccgggttctagttcttcttcttatacatttccttggtcttcatttccttgatcttgttcaacctcttcatttccctgctcttcttcatcatcattctcttcttcaataaCATTATCAAATATATTCTCCATCACCTCTTCATTGACATCTTGGATTGCATCACGaacattatcttggttgaattcCGGTAACAAGCCCCCTCCATGTTTAACATTTGTTTATCAGCGGAGACAATTTACAGGCCCACCTTAGCCCAATTTCCCAGGAGTTATTACGAACCATTTTATATCAGCTATTACTAGACAAATTGTGCAACTTCCAGGGTTATATGCATCGACGACAAGATTAAAAATGATGCGGTTATTCGCGTTGTGCATGGCTTTGGATATCACCCTCTAACTAACGAGTGCAAGGTGATTAGAATTTCCTATATTTATGATGGAACACATGAACCGCCTGAGGGACATGTCGAGGTATATACACTTGGTAGTGGAGAAACCGATCTTTCCGTGCTATTTAACGCTGCTTCTGCGAGTGTTTGTGTAAATGGAGCCCTTTTGCTGGCTCCATGTGGGATCATATGAAGTTGTGGCTTTCAATTTGGCAGACGAGGAATTCTACATGATCCAGACCCCATGTCTAGAATCTATCCCGCGTATAGATTGCACTGGCTGTAGACTTTGTATAGTCAGAGAGTTTTTTGTGTTGTTacttgttaatgcatatttttacCCTGAAATGTTGAAATGGGACTTGTGGTTACTAAAGAAGAATAAGGAGGTGATAATGGTCGGAAGGAACCGTGTTCCGGAAGGCCAATAACTTGGTGCGCACATCAAGTATCTTCCATATTTAGAATACTTCTGTAATTAGGGTACTTCTGTATTTAGCTATTCTTTCTTGTAACTCAATGTAATCGATAACTATAAATAATCAAGTTATTCTTTCTCTTCTCACAAAAAGAAGAGGGTAAACATCGGTCCATAATTTCTGATGGTATAGCAGAGCAGGTAcgatttttaagtttttaattcCTTTCAATTCATCCTCATATTTTTATTCCcaatcaattttttgtttttatcaacATGGTTGGaacaccaccaccatcgccaTCGCATTCAAAAGCAAAGAATCCTGATGAAAATCAATCAGAAAATCACTCAAACCTAGATCCGTTTGATGTACCAGCGTCGGATAATCCGTCGACTGTGCTTTATTCCCCTGTATTAACGTGTGACAATTATCCTACTTGGTCGAGAGGAATTTCTAGGGATCTAAGAGCCAAGAACAAATATGGTTTTGTTGACGGTACAATCAACAAACCAGAAGCTTCTGATGATAAACTTCCTTCATGGATTCGTGCCAATAATTTGGTTTATATTTGGATTGCCAATTCTTGTGAAGCTGAAATAAAACGCAGCATCAGTTGGATCGAAAGTGCTAGGGATATTTGGATTGATCTCGAAGATCGATTTTCTGAAACAAATACGCCTAGAATATTTGACCTAAAACGTCATATCTGTAATCTGAAACAAGAGGATTTTAGTATCTCTTCTTACTAGACCAAGATTAAAAGTCTATGGGATGAAGTAGGTGCTCTTACACCAGTTGAGCCTTGTACTTGCGGTAATGGAAAACAAGTGCTTGAGCAATTAAACAGGGATAAAGCTATGGAATTCTTACAAGGTCTTCATGATCGATTTGCTGCGGTTAGGAGTAATATACTTCTCATGTCTCCTTTTCCGTCAATCGCGGAAATTTATTCCCTTCTTCGCCAAGAAGAACAACAGCAATCCATCAACATTGAAGCTGCACCACAAGTCGAAAACGCTGCACTTTCAACGAGATTTGAGTCTCGACCTCCATCACGCAGCAACTACAACGGATCCAACAATAAGAAACCGCGTCCTTCATGCGATCATTGCAAGAAAATAGGTCACACCAAAGATCGTTGCTACCAAATTGTTGATTATCCAAACAAGCAAAGGGATGAACCGAATGGGTACCTAGTGAATTCTTTTTCAACTGCTCCAAGTGGCTATATGGCTAGCTCTTCTTCAACTGTTTCTCCCCAATTGACTCGTGATCAATATAATCAACTTTTAGCTTTACTTCAATCAGGTCCTACACCACCAACTGCCAACTTCTTTATTTACATCCAATCCTCTTTGGATTATAGATACAGGTGCATCTAATcatatttgttgttctttgaAATTATTTTCCTCTTATGTTAAAGCACCACCATGTATGTCCATTCAACTTCCAAACGGGAGTTGTCTATCTGCACTTCATATAGGGACAGTTAATTTTTCCCCTACCTTAAGATTTgctaatgttcttcatgttcctaCATGCAAATTCAATTTATTATCTGTAGGACAATTTGTTCGTTCTAAACGTTATTTTGTCACCTTTTATTCTAATCATTGCTACTTCCAGGACCTACAATCGAAGAAGTTAATTGGTCAGGATGATTACTACAATGATCTATATTATCTTCGTGAAGCTAATGCTCTTTCTATTTCGCTTCCGCAAAATTTTCATCTTTGGCATTGGAGATTAGGACATCCGTCCTCACCTAGATTAGATTATTTATCTAAGCAATTTCCCTTTATTAGTTCAGACAAAGGCATTTGTGGGATTTGTCCACAAGCCAAACAGTCTCGTTTAAAGTTTTCTTCTCATAGTAGCTCTAGTTCTAGGATTTTTGAGTTAATCCACTTTGATATTTGGGGACCATTTAGCGAACCAAGTATTATGGGGATCGTTATTTTCTTTCTAATGTCGACGACTTCTCACGTTGCACTTGGATATTCTTAACGAAGGTTAAATCTGAAACTTTTAAGTATTTACAATATTTCTTGCTTATGTTCGCATTCAATTTAATTATTCTGTTAATACACTTTCTTATGGATCTGGAGATGTTTACTTACCTCAAATTCAAAAAATACGTTCTGATAATGGAATTGAATTTCTTTCCAAATCCATGTAAAAGTTGTTTTTCAAACTTGGAATTGTGCATCAGCGGAGTTGTATAGTCACTCCTCAACAGAATGCGGCGGTGGAGCGCAAACATCGTCATCTTCTTGAGGTTGCTCGTTCTCTACGATTTCATTCAAATCTTCCCTTGAAATTTTGGGATGAGTGTGTACTCACTGCcactttcttgatcaacaaattaccAACTCCATTACTTGGTTATAAGTCACCCCATGAAGTTTTATTTGGGAGCCCTCCAAACTAATCTACGTGTTTTCTGTTGTTTGTGTTACGCCAAAAACACTAGGATAAAGCACAGATTTGATGCTAGAGCTCGTCCCGGCATTTTTATGGGATATCCCTATGGTCAAAAAGGATACCGTATATACGATATCGAATCAAAAATAATATATGTATCTAGGGACGttgtttttcttgaatcaacttttcCCCTTTCTAATTCAGTTGATTCCAATACCTCCCATAAAGACAATGAGACACCAAACGAGCCAGTTGTGATAGTACACCAACCTGGACCCAATCAACCACATTTGGACAAAACTGTAGTGTTGGAAGTTGGATAAACCCACGTCTACTACAAATACACATTTGAACGATGATACAGTAGTGCATCCATTACCTACTGCAACATTagaaattttttatttaaataatgattgtttaagtGATGACACAGTAGTGCATTCACCTACTGCAATGACCCCTTTCCCTTCTTCGCATGATGCTACTATCAACGTTAACAGCTCGTCCAACCTACGTCCCAGTCTATCCAACGACACAGAAAGTATACAGCCTGTTTCACCGCCACCTTCACCTCCGCTGCTCGATCCAACTTCGCTCTCTTGGATAGACACCAACGGGTAAGTAATCCTCCTTCGTACTTAAAAGATTATGAATGTAATCAAATATTTACTCCCTCGCGTACGGAACCTTTATATCCATTGGCTCATTATTTAAAATTTGATAAATTTTCTCATGATCATAAAGCTTTTCTTTCAAATAGTATTACTCAACATGAACCCGGCACCTTTCAAGAAGCCATGCGATCTCCGGTATGGAAAAATTCCATGGTAGTAGAAGTTACTGCCTTGAAAGAGAATGATACGTGGACTGAGGTGCCACGTCCCCATAATAAATTTGTTATTGGGTGTAAATGGGTATATCGTATTAAATACAAATCTGACGGTACCATTGAGCGTCACAAAGCTCGCTAGGTTGCAAAAGGTTACACTCAACTTGAAGGAGTCGATTACCATGATACTTTTTCACCAGTTGCAAAACTTGTAACTATTCGTATGTTATTATCTATTGCCTCCATCAAAGGCTGGTCTCTTCGCCAATTTGATGTGAATAATGCCTTTCTTCAAGGCGACTTAAATGAAGAAATTTTTATGGATCTACCTCCCGGTTTTAAGTGATAGGGGGAGAATTTTGTGTGTCGTTTAAATAAATCTATTTACGGACTTAAACAAGCTTCTCGTCAGTGGTTTGCAAAGTTTTCGActactctcatttctgaaggtTTTAAACAATCTTTAGCAGATTATTGTTTATTTCACTATCATAAAGGTTCCATCTCTATATATATTttagtatatgtagatgatattattaTGACAGGAAATGATCCTAAGTTGATTCAACACTTCAAAGGAGTTCTTGAAAATAAATTCTCAATCAAAGACTTAGGTAAGTTACAATATTTTTTGGGAATTGAGGTTTCCCGGTCGCCGAAAGGCATAATTTTATGTcaaagaaactataccttgaataTCCTCCAAGATGCAGGGCTAAGATCACGCCCATCATCATTTCCTATGGAGCAAAATACAAAACTAACGCCAATAGATGGTAAACTTCTGAATGATCCTTCATCATATCGTCGTCTAATTGGACGACTGCTATACTTAACGGTCACTAGACCTGATATAGTGTATGCAGTAAATTGCCTTAGTCAATTCATGCAAAAACCCACAACTACGCACATGGATGCTGCAAATCGTATTTTACGATATCTAAAAGGTTCTATTGGTAAAGGAATTCTTTTGTCATCAGATAGTAATTTAACCTTAACTGGATATGCAGACTCTGATTGGGTTGGTTGACCAACAACCCGACGATCAACCACATGGTATATTACCATGATGGGAAACAACCCTATATCCTGGAAAAGTAAGAAATAAGTTACCGTAACTTGATCGTCTGCAGAGGCTGAATACCGAGCTTTAGCTAATCTATCAAGTGAGATACAATGGCTCACTTATCTCATACAAGACTTTCGAATCAAGATTCATAAACCAGTGACGATACactgtgataatcaagctgcaaTTCACATTGCAAATAATTCAAtttttcatgaacgaacaaagcacattgaaatAGATTGTCACTTCGTGCGTGAAAGAATCATATCAGGATTGATATCTCCAACTTATGTTAGATCTCATGATCAGTTAGCGGACGTCTTCACAAAATCCTTGGGGGAGAACATCATCAACGTATTATCAGCAAGTTGGGAGTACGCGACATATCTGATACgactccaacttgagggggagtgttggaaGGAACCGTGTTCCGGAAGGTCAATAACTTG
Above is a genomic segment from Papaver somniferum cultivar HN1 chromosome 10, ASM357369v1, whole genome shotgun sequence containing:
- the LOC113315005 gene encoding uncharacterized protein LOC113315005, whose protein sequence is MEFLQGLHDRFAAVRSNILLMSPFPSIAEIYSLLRQEEQQQSINIEAAPQVENAALSTRFESRPPSRSNYNGSNNKKPRPSCDHCKKIGHTKDRCYQIVDYPNKQRDEPNGYLVNSFSTAPSGYMASSSSTVSPQLTRDQYNQLLALLQSGPTPPTANFFIYIQSSLDYRYRTYNRRS
- the LOC113316299 gene encoding uncharacterized protein LOC113316299, whose translation is MVGTPPPSPSHSKAKNPDENQSENHSNLDPFDVPASDNPSTVLYSPVLTCDNYPTWSRGISRDLRAKNKYGFVDGTINKPEASDDKLPSWIRANNLVYIWIANSCEAEIKRSISWIESARDIWIDLEDRFSETNTPRIFDLKRHICNLKQEDFSISSY